The genomic region TGCCTCGGGGGGAGTTTGGGATGTTCCAAGGGATTTTCTGGGTGCTTCAGGGGGGTCTGAGTGCCCCCCAGGCGGGGTCTGGGTATCCCCAATAGGTTCTGGGTGCCCCCCAGGGGGAGTCTGGGTATTCCCAGGGGAACTGGGTGCCCCCCAGGCAGGTCTAGGTGCCCCCCAGGGGGGGGTCTCGGTATCCCTAGGTGGGTCTGGGTGCCCCCCGGGGGGCCTGGGTGTCCCCCGGGGGGACCTGGGTGTccctggggggggctgggtgtCCCCCAGGCAGGTCTGGGTGCCCCCCAGGCAGGTCTGGGTGCCccccagggggctgctgggtATCCCCAGGTGGGGGTCTGGGTATCCCCAGGGGGGTCTGCGTGCCCCCTGGGGAGGCCTGGGTATCcccggggggggctgggtgccCCACAGGCAGGTCTGGGTATCCCCAGGGGGGTCTGCATGCCCCCCAGGGGGGTCTGGGTATCCGCAGGGGGTCTGGGTGCCCCCCGGGGGGGGTCTGGATATCCCCGGGGGGGAGTTTGGGTGCCCCCTGGGGGGCGTCTGGGTatccccaggcagggctgggtgccccCCGGGGGGGGCTGGGTATCCCCAGGGGGGGGCTGGGTGCCCCCCGGGGGGGGGCTAGGTATCCCTAGGCGGGTCTGGGTGCCCCCCAGGGGGGGTCTGGGTGCCCCCCGGGGGAGTTTTGGGGTGCCAGCCGTGGTGCTCACCTTCTCCAGGGTTTCGATGCGCTGTTTCAGCAGGCGGTTCTCAGTGCGGAGGCgctgagaggggaaaaatgggGAGAAATTAGCACCGGAGGGGGGTGTGGACATCCTTGGGGGGGGTCTCTAAGCCTGGGCACAgtctggggacaggggacacaggGGTGAAGTGGCCCCAGGGATGGGCTAAGCTGTCCCTGGATGGTTCCTGTGGCCTCAGGGACGGGTCAAATGGCCCTGGAATGACTCAAACAACCCTGAAAATGGGACAAAGTGGCCCTGGGATGGCTAACGTGGCTTTGGGGACAGGCTAAGTGGCCTTGGGGACAGCTTCAAAAGCCCTGGGATGGGTGACGGTGGCCCCAGGATGGTTTAGATGGCCCTGGAGATGGCTCAGATGGCTCCAGAGATGGGCTGAACATTCCCAGCCATGGGTCCAAGTGATCCCAGGGTGGTTTAGATGCCCCGGGGATGGGTAAAGTTGTCCCAGGATGGTCAAATGACCCCAGGGATGGGTCAGGTGGCTCCAGGGAGAGGCTAAGCCACCCTGAGATGGCTCAGGTAGCCCCAGGGATGGGCTACACGGTGCTGGCACGGCTCCAAGTGACCCCAGGGATGAGTCAAAGTGGCCCTGGGACGGATTCAACAGTGCTGGGGATGGGCTGAGCCATCCCAGCATGGCTCAAACGGCACTGGGAAAGGGTCAAGTGCCCCTGGGATGGGCCAAAGTGGCCCCAGGTGGCTTAGATGGCCCCAAGGATGGGCTATGCTACGCCAGTGGGGTTCAGCTGGCCCTGGGGATGGGCCAAGTCCCCATGAGAGTAGCTCAAGGAGCCCCAGGATGCCAACACTTGATCTTTCTCACCTTGATCTCGATCTGCTCCTCCATCTCCTTGTTCTTGATGGCAGCGTActccttctccagcctgctcaggacatggggacaggctgggacaTGAGGATGGGGACCAGATCCCCTGGCCCTATGCCCCACACCTGGCAGAGGAACCCCTCTCCCCATCTCACCTCTTCATCTTCTTGGGGTTGTACTTGACCTGGAAGGCCCTGAGGATCAGCTTGTCGGGGCAACTGTCGAACTGGTGTGGGATCACCTTCTGGAAGTACTGTGGGTGCAGAAATCAGCTATGAAAATCACCCCAAAAATAGGATAAATCTGCCCAAACCCACACCCTCGTTGCATAAACCCACCCCAAAATACGGCTCATCCCGTAAAGCTAAAATACAGCTCGTTGCAGAAATCCACCACAAAATACGTCCTGTTGCGTAAAACGGGCCCAAAACACATCCTGGTTCGGGTTAAATTTGCCCTGAAACACGTCCCGTTGGACGAATCCGCCCCGAAACACGTCCCACTGGATAAATCCATCCCAAAACTCATCCTCTTGGAGAAATCCATGCAAAAAGATATTGTGTTGGACAAATCCACCCCAAAACACGTCCCGTTGGACAAATCTATCCCGAAACACGTCCTGTTGGACAAATCCACCCCGAAACATCTCTTGTTGACACATCCACTCTGAAACATCTCCTGTTGGACAAATCCACCCCAAAATATGTCCCGTTGAACAAATCCACCCCTAAAGCCACTGGCCCGTACCTGGGACATGCCCTCCATGTCAAGCTGGACAAGCTCAGCCTGGTTGAACTGCAGCAGCGCCATTCCCACACGGAAGACAATCTCCAGCCCCTGCAGGAAGGGTCCACACTTGATCCCATGCCATTGTCTTTCCCACCCGGGGTTTTTCTCCCCAGGAATGTTTCCACATCAAGATGGAAAATGTGGGTGTCGTCCCTTGGTGATTGATGATGTTGGCGCAGCCCCGTTACCTCGTACATGAAGATGTCGAAGACGCGCGTGGCCACAGGAAGAGGGAAGGTGGTGAGGAAGAGGGTGAGGAACCAGGAGGAGGCATACATGGAGGTGAGGAAGCTCTGTGAGCGGAAGTGGATGTTCAGCTCCGGCAACTGCTCCTGGACataagaaatggaagaaatgaagaGGAACGGGAAATGGTGGATGGTTTTAGGAGCTATTCATGGCTGCTGAGGTTTGAACACGTTCACGAGGTCTTGTGGAGGTCTCTGAGGGGGCTCACGGAAGGTCCTCTGTGGATGGTCCCTAGGATCTCATGGATGTCCCTCAGGGCACCTCATGGATGGCCCCTGGGGCATCTCACGGAGGTGCCCTGAGGTCTCATGGATGTCCCCAAGGTGTCCTGTGCATGTCCTTGGGGGTCTCACTGATGTCTCCCTTGAGGAATCACGGATGGTCCTCAGAGCACCTCACAGATGTCCCCAGGATCTGTGTTGCTGGACATGAGCTCCATCGGAGGAATGCATTTCTCCTGAAGCTGCCACCTCACTCCAacctctccctgtccttgtccccTGGTTCTACCCGCTGGTTCCCAGCACCATGAGCATTCTGGGGGACGTGGGGTGGTGCCTACCTGCAGCATGTACTCAAACTGGTAGATGCAGAGCCCCAGCTCGGCCATGCTGGGTTTGAAGAGCTCCCGTAAGCGGTATTCCTGCATCAGCCTCACGAACACACAGAAGGCCTCTTCCTCGGGCATCTGGAGACCCAAAGGGACATGAATTTCCCCTTAAACCTCTGCTGGCAGTTCTGGATGCAGAGCCTCTTCCCAGCAGgtgatgggatgggatgggatgtgCCAGGAGCCATCCCTGGGTGAAGGAGGATACTAATGGGGGATTTAAACCCATCAGGAGAACGTGGGATGGTGGGAACAAGACCATTTTGTTCCTTAGGATCAAGAAAAGGTCTCCCGTTTCCCAACcaggccagcagctcctcctcgCTCAGGGTTTGTCACAAACCTGCATAAGCAGCAGTCCCACGATGAAGGCGCTACCTTGGCAGTATCCAACCTCCCGGTCCACCAGTGAATAGgcctggaagaaggaaaaaacttcaaaataaacctATGTGTGAGCAGGGGGATTGGACCAGGTCAGAATTCCCGCTGGCTGGGGGAGGCCAGCGGTGGGAGGGAAGCCTTGACCACggaaaagagggttttttttcgGTTGACAACACCACCTGTGAACACGATGTGGCTGCAAACTTGAATTTGGACCCCCCCCAAAAGCCTCAATTACCCGTTTCTTCATTCAGATGACAACTCAAACGTTGTGATGTACgtgtcaaaatgaaaactgagttttGGGATGGATGGAGTAGTACAGAGGAAACGccgcaggaaaaaaaacccgaGGTCCCTTTGTGAAGCAAGGGCTGTCACGCTGCGAAAAGCGGTTCCAGGAGTTTGTGGTGGAAAGCAAACCCCTCCAAAATTATAATCCAGCAAAACCAGCTTCAAAACCCAAAGCGATATCCTGGCTGTGACCAAGACCCTGTGCCGCTTGAGGAAAGACGTTACCTTCATGACGTTGAAGAGCACCTCCTGGCCCAGACTGTCCTGGCCCTTGAAGAACTCGTGTTCGGGATAGGTGCGGGCGATATCCCGTCGGATGAGCTTCTCGCAGGGAGAGGACATCTTGAGTAGCTCTGAGTATTGGTTTTTGACGGGCATGTCGGTGGcgctgcagagcagctgccagaCGATGGCACGGAAATGGTGAGGGATCCCTTTGCGGATGAGCTCCTGTGGGAAAAACGGGGCAAAAACCTGAGAAAATGGCTTTCAAGAAGCTGGGGAAGCTCCTCATGGATGGGGGAGGCACCACCCTGGAAGGCCAGTGCAGGTTTTTGCCGGAGGGTTTAAAATACCATTCAAACTAAAGCAGCGCCCTCAccttcagcagcttctcctTCTTCTTGCGCCACTCGTCCCACTCGTTGACGATGCGGCCCCAGAGGATCCAGGTGTCCTCCTCGAGGTGGCTGAGGTTGGAGGAGGCCGAGGAGCTGGAGACCAAGGACGAGCCGCTGTTCCGTCGTGAGCCATTCATGGAGCGCATTGACTTGGAGTCGGCCTCCAGTAGCCTGCGAGAGACACAGGTAGcgccccccaaaaaaaagacaagacagccCCCCAAAACCATCCCAGAAAAGGAGATACTTCCCTCAAACAGCCCCAAAGGAGAAGCGATTCTACAAAATCCTGCTCCAAGAGGAGCAGTTCCCCAGAAACCACCCCGAACGAGGAGATCTTCCTCCAAAACATCCCTAAGAAGGAGAGATTCCCTCCAAACCGCCCCGAAGGAAGAGAGATTCACCCAAAATGCCCCAAAGGAGGGGAAAGTCCtccaaaaccacaccaaaaaaggCGATATTCCCCAAAACGACCCCAAAATAGCACCCGGCTGGGCTGTTTGTCCCAGCCAAATGTTGACAGCTGCCTGGGGACGGTTTCTTTAATCAATTTGCTTAAACAACGGATTCACGATGGGCTTTTTTCTCAGCGCAAATTTGCTTCAAAACACCTTTGGAAGGAAATTTTCGCTTCAGGGCTTGATTTGAACACCGGTTTGAAGGCTGGGGATGGAGCTTTTTGCCCAGCATCGCGGCCAAGTGAACCTCAGGGTTCGTTTCCCATCCAGAGCGGGTTTAAAACCCACCACCCAAGCGGGTGGGTTTATTCTTTAGGATTTATTATTTCCCAACAACCATTTCCTTGCAAGATTCCCCTTTGCCTGCCTGAACGAGCAAAGCCGGctgttttcagagcaaaataGAAATTTGAACATAAGAAACTGCATGAAAATAGGTGAAAATAaaggtgaaaattaaaaaaaatggtgggTTTTTGCCCCGGTTGGAGCAATGCTTGGGGAAGTGGCTCGTTGATGTCCAGC from Falco rusticolus isolate bFalRus1 chromosome 13, bFalRus1.pri, whole genome shotgun sequence harbors:
- the EVI5L gene encoding EVI5-like protein; amino-acid sequence: MASPAVSPDSSSHEALSSVNSAPACSPTSDSENLSPDELELLAKLEEQNRLLEADSKSMRSMNGSRRNSGSSLVSSSSASSNLSHLEEDTWILWGRIVNEWDEWRKKKEKLLKELIRKGIPHHFRAIVWQLLCSATDMPVKNQYSELLKMSSPCEKLIRRDIARTYPEHEFFKGQDSLGQEVLFNVMKAYSLVDREVGYCQGSAFIVGLLLMQMPEEEAFCVFVRLMQEYRLRELFKPSMAELGLCIYQFEYMLQEQLPELNIHFRSQSFLTSMYASSWFLTLFLTTFPLPVATRVFDIFMYEGLEIVFRVGMALLQFNQAELVQLDMEGMSQYFQKVIPHQFDSCPDKLILRAFQVKYNPKKMKRLEKEYAAIKNKEMEEQIEIKRLRTENRLLKQRIETLEKESAALADRLIQGQVTRAQEAEENYIIKRELAVVKQRCTSATENLQRAQTTIRQLQDQQGNPRFSEEFVTHLETELEQSRLRESETLGALKEMQDKVLDMEKRNSLLPDEDNVVRLQEELQALALREAEAVKSLTELQQQVKDLSDSWQAGRAGGRWKESPRRNNANALQEAVVAARLREAQAQAELRALRQRVLQLETQGQIQRTVLGRAEQTCAGLREQLRLAAAQSKGLQAQLSESHRKHAEAQCKGPHVPSHEIFVPSRGVPVSPPVGSQCPLP